The genomic stretch ATTCCGCTCTTTAATAAGCATATTTTCCTATTTAAATTTATAATTCAATTTATTTGTGACCTAAGAACTAATGTTCGTTTTGAATTATTTTTTTATCAATGTTCTTTGTCGAATACTACATTTATTATACTACACTTCGACAAAAAGCGAGCTGGAAATTATATTAAAAAATAATATTTTTCAATAATAATATTTTTATTTTTGTAAGCGGTTTATTATATCGTTCTCACCATGAGGAACTCAAATGACGAATTATGCTATAATTTCTTTATGGAACAATGGAAAAAAAATCTGATCGTGTTATGGTTCGGACAATTTCTCGTTATGGCTGGAATGACGATGATTATACCGTTCCTATCTCTCTATCTGCAATTTGATTTAGGCTTATCCGATAAGCATGAAATTGGAATTTGGGCTGGTCTTATTTTTGCCGGCAACTTCGTTACATCCTTTATATTTCAACCGATATGGGGAAAAGCGGCTGACCGCTATGGTCGGAAAATGATGCTGCTTCGCTCAGGTTTTGGCATGTCCATTGTGATGATTCTCATGGGCTTTGCCACAAATCCGTGGCATCTACTGCTGCTTCGCATGCTGAATGGTACGATTTCGGGATTCAATCCGGCCTCCATCGCATTGATATCGGCTACGACGCCAAAAAACAAAATGGGCTTTGCGATGGGCACGATTCAATCCGGGGGTATTGCCGGTACGATACTTGGCCCTTTCATAGGCGGATTGCTCGCTGACAGCATTGGCTTCAGGCCTATCTTCTACCTGACAGGAGCGTTGCTCTTTGCAGCCTCGCTGCTTGCCATGCTCGTTGTCAAAGAGCCCTTTGACCGCATGAAGGCCGCTGCTCGGGTACAGGCATCTGTCATTGAAGGCTTTCGTCAGCTAAGCGGAATTCCGCAGCTAACCGCTTTATTTGCGGTCACATTCCTGATGCAATTTGCAATGATGAGCCCAATGACACTTATTCCGCTCTACGTTCAGGAGCTGCACGGCACAACCGCTAATCTCGCCTTTTTCGCAGGCTTCGTCGGCTCTGTCACAGGCCTCTCGAATCTTGTCGCCTCACCGCTGCTAGGAAAGCTGAGCGATCGAATCGGCGCAGAACGAGTGCTTGGCGTCGCGCTTGTTGGAGCCTCGCTCTCCTTTATTCCACAGGCTATGGCAGGAACAGTCTGGCAATTGCTGCTAGCTCGCTTTGTACTTGGTATTTTTCTGGGAGGCCTTATTCCAGCCGTAAACTCCCTGATTCGAAAATACACACCGGACGGCATGGAGAGCCGCTCCTACAGCTTCAACACCAGTACAATGAGCCTTGGCAATATGATCGGACCAATCACGGGCGGTGCCCTGTCCGGCTGGATCGGCATTCAAGGACTGTTCCTGCTATCTGCGGTCATGCTTATGATCAATGCAGGATGGGTATGGCAATCGCTGCTGCGCAAGCGTCCGCTAGCTCAGCACGGCAAGGACGGCTGAGACATTGATTAGTAAAGGGGCGAGTGGATAATATCCCACTCGCCCCTTTCATCGTTCTGCTGCGGCAGCTTTCCTCTTCATCCACACGCCGAAACAGCTCAATAAGCACGCATACGTGCTTATCGAACCCAGAAACCGGCTACTTTCCCGCGATAAGAACACATATGCGCTTAAACACACTTTCCCGCAGCATCCACACGCCGAAACAGCCCGAAACAGCTCAATAAGCACGCATACGTGCTTATTGCACCTAAAACCTGGTTACTTTGCCGCTGTAAGAACACATATGCGCTTAAACACACTTTTCCGACTCATCCACCCACCGAAACTGCCCGAAACAGCTCAATAAGCACGCATACGTGCTTATTGCACCTAGAACCCGGCTACTTTGCCGCTGTAAGAACACATATGCGCTTAAACACACTTTCCCGCAGCATCCACACGCCGAAACAGCCCGAAACAGCGCAATAAGCACGCATACGTGCTTATTGCACCTAAAACCCGGCTACTTTGCCGCTGTAAGAACACATATGCGCTTAAACACACTTTCCCGTCTCATCCACACGCCGAAACAGCTCAATAAGCACGCATACGTGCTTATCCAACCTAAAACCCAGCTACTTTACCGCGATAAGAACACATATGCGCTTAAAGTCAATTTCCCACCTCATCCACACGCCAAAACAGCTCAATAAGCACGCATACGTGCTTATCGAACCCAGAAACCGGCTACTTTGCCGCTGTAAGAACACATATGCGCTTAAACACACTTTCCCGCAGCATCCACACGCCGAAACAGCCCGAAACAGCGCAATAAGCACGCATACGTGCTTATTGCACCTAAAACCTGGTTACTTTGCCGCTGTAAGAACACATATGCGCTTAAACATACTTTTCCATCTCATCCACGCGCCGAAACAGCCCGAAACAGCTCAATAAGCACGCATACGTGCTTATTGCACCTAAAACCCGGCTACTTTGCCGCTGTAAGAACACATATGCGCTTAAACACACTTTCCCGTCTCATCCACACGCCGAAACAGCCCGAAACAGTGCAATAAGCACGCATACGTGCTTATTGCACCTAAAACCTGGTTACTTTGCCGCGATAAGAACACATATGCGCTTAAACACACTTTTCCATCTCATCCACACACCGAAACTGCCCGAAACAGCCCAATAAGCACACATACGTGCTTATCCAACCTAATACCTAGCTACGTTACCGCGATAAGAACACATATGCGCTTAAACACACTTTTCCGTCTCATCCACCTGCGCCAAAAAAACACGCCCTGTTCCTAGCGAATTTAAGTCGCAGGGATCAGGGCGTTGCTTGTTCGCTACCCTTATTTGACGATTGCTATTGCCAGACCGTCATATCCGGGCAGTACGGTGCTTTGCAGCCGCTGGTCCGACGCGATTGTTTCATTAAAGTAACGAACTGCTCGAACAGCTGGGCCTGCTTTGGCTGGATCGATTGTTCTGCCGCGCAGCAAAATATTATCGCCCACGATAATAGCGCCTGGCTCTGCCAGCGCGATCGCATATTCCAGATAAATCGGGTAACCTTCCTTATCTGCATCGATAAAAAAGAAATCAAACTTGCGTCCTGACTCCTTGAGCTCCGCTAAGCTTTGCTTCGCATCACCTACGATATACTCTACCTTATCTCCTAAACCAGCAGCTTTCATATGTACCTTCGCTACATCCGCATAGCTTTGCAGCAGCTCAAGAGATACCAGCTTGCCGCCTTGAGGAAGTCCACGCGCCAAGCAAATACCGCTGTACCCGCCAAGCGCTCCTATTTCTACGATATTCTGCGCTTTCGATAGCGTCACAAGCATCGTAAGCAGCCTGCCATATCCATCAGCAACCGAAATATCCGGCATTCCGTTTGCCGCAATTCCTGCTTTTGTTCGTTCCAGATCGGCATCTGCGCCATAAAGCGAATCTACATATTGTTCATCCAAGCGGTATCATTCCTTTCTCTCCAATTTTACAGTTTGTAAATACCAGCTAGTTTGTCCTATACTTAATTGTATGTTTTTGTTCACAGGGATACAAGCTTAGGCTTATCAAGCGATTAATATTGATCGTTAAGAATAAATGAAATGAGAGTGCATAATGGAAAATTTACAACTAATTGCAACCGCGCCGATGGGTCTTGAGGCCGTTGTCGCGCGTGAGCTAAAGGATTTAGGCTATACCGATCTGAAGGTAGAGAACGGACGTGTTAATTTCACAGGCGGACCTGCCGATATTTGCCGTACTAATCTTTGGCTGCGTACCGCAGGTCGTATTCTAATTAAAATGGGCGAGTTTCCAGCAACTACGTTCGATGAGCTGTTCGAGGGCACCAAAGCGCTCGATTGGCCGGCATGGATTCCAAACGACGGCGAATTCCCAGTTAACGGGCGCTCGCAAAAATCACAGCTGACCAGCGTGCCTGCTTGTCAAAGCATCGTCAAGAAAGCAGTCGTTGACAAAATGACTGATCGCTACGGCACCGAATGGTTTCCAGAGAACGGCGGACGCTACGTTATTGAAGTAACGCTAATGAATGACCGCGCGATGCTCACACTCGACACCACGGGGGATGGCTTGCATAAAAGGGGCTACCGCAAAGTAGCGACCGAAGCTCCAATTAGAGAGACGCTTGCTGCCGCTCTCGTTCAGCTTAGCCGCTGGCGTCCTGAAAGGCCGCTTTACGATCCTTTCTGCGGTTCAGGCACTATCCTGATTGAAGCAGCTATGATTGGCTGGAACATTGCTCCTGGACTCCGCAGAAGCTTTAATAGCGAGGGCTGGCCGCTAATTCCAAACAAGCTTTGGGATGAGGCGCGCGAAGAAGCGTTTGATTTGGTTAAGGATGACATTCCACTTCAAATCGCCGGCTCCGACATTGATCCTGTCGCCATTGAAATTGCGGAGGCGGCAATCAAGAAGGCTGGCTTCGGCAAAGACATCAAGCTATCCGTTCAGCCTGTTGCCAAAGTTAAGCTTGAAGGCGATTACGGTGTAATTATTACGAACCCGCCATATGGCGAACGGCTCGGCGATGATGTGCAGGCAGAAGCGGCTATGCGACAATTCGGCCTAACAGCACTCCACTATCCGACCTGGTCCTATTTCTCGATAAGTCCAGCTACAACGATAGAACACTATTTTGGACGCCCCGCCGACAAGAAACGGAAGCTGTTCAACGGTCGCATTGAATGTAATTACCTTCAATTTTTTGGACCACTCCCCCCTCGCTAACATCGAGAAAAAAGGAGGAGAAAGGATTTTTATACATGGTTTCTATTAAACAAGCATCAATACGTCATATGTTGAGCTTACTGCTGGTTTGGCTGGAGCGGCTTAAAGCTGTTGATTTAATGCTGTTTGTTGGCGTAATGCTGCTAAAGCTGTATCTGTTCTCCGAGTTCCTTCATATTGCCAATATGAAAATGACGCATATTGATGCTGTTATTGAGCTGGGAGCGATTCTGCTATACAGCTTTTGGACCATTTGGCTGCCGACTCGAGGGCGGATACTTTCGCTTATAGCCTTAAATATGATCGCAACTTTTGTTCTATATGCCGATCTTATTTATTATCGTTATTTTCAAGACTTAATCTCCATCCCTGTGCTGCTTCAGCTCAGCCAAGTCGATTCCTTGGGCGAGAGCATCGGAACGCTGCTTCGAGCTAAGGATTTTATTTTATTTCTGGACTGGCTGCTGATCATCCCCTTTGGCATTTACATCATGCGGCGGGGACGCGGCGATTTGCGCCATGCCAATAAGCAACGAGCAGCAGCTCCTGTTTGGCGGAGGGCTCTTGTCCGCATTGCTTTGAGCGCTGTTGTTTTCTTTATAGGTACTTCGCTTGTTTTCACGAATGTCAATGAAGCCAAGCGCACCTGGGCGTTAGGGGTTTTTGATGGCAATTGGTGGAATCTATCCATTTATAATGTCACAGGAGAGCTGGGCTTTCACGGCTATGATGTGTACCGTTATGTGAAGCAGCACTGGCTGGATGCGGAGACGGTTACGGCTGAGCAATTGTATGAAGCGCAAAAATGGGTCGAAGCGCGCGGTGCTTTGCGACAAGCAGCGGAGCATGATTCACTGTTTGGCGCATATGAAGGCAGCAATGTTTTGATGGTGCAGCTCGAAGCCTTTCAAAATTTCATGCTCCATAAGTCCATAGGCGGTGAAGAGATTACGCCGCATTTCAACAAGCTTATTGAACAGAGCGCCTACTTTAGCCAATTCTACCATCAGACCGCCCAAGGAAGAACCTCGGATGCCGATTTTACGGCCAACTGCTCGATGCAGCCGGTGGCGAACGGATCTGTATTTATTCAATATGCGCCTAATGAATTCGATTGCATGCCCAGTACCTTAAAGGACAACGATTATGCGACAACCGTTTTCCACTCCTATGAAGGCGGCTTTTGGAATCGCAACATCATGTATGGCAATATGAAATACGATCAATTTTATAGCCTGAAGCATTTTACAGTAGATGAGAAAATCGGCTGGGCACTCGGGGACAAGTCATTTTTCAGGCAATCACTCGATGTCATTTCTGATCAGCAGCAGCCCTTCTACTCATTCCTGATCACGCTTTCTAGTCATTATCCCTATACGATGCCAGCAGCGGAGCAAAAGCTCAATCTAGGCGAGCTGGATGGCACTCTTATGGGTGATTATTTGCAGTCGATTCATTATGTGGATGCTGCGCTTGGCGAGCTTATCGATCGAATGAAAGCAGAAGGGCTATGGAATAACACCATCCTGGTGATGTACGGAGACCACGATAATTCTATCAAGGATTGGACGCTGTTCGAGACGTTCATGGGCAAGAAGCTTAACGATGTGGAGCGCCAAAGAATCTTGAAGCAGGTTCCATTACTCATCCACCTACCAAATAATGAGCATGCTGGAACCTATACCGAGGTTGGCGGGCAGTTGGATGTAACCCCGACGATTATGCATCTGCTTGGTATATCAACAGCAGATCAATACTTGCTGGGCACGCCATTGCTTACTGATCAACCCCTAAGCGGTAAAATGATCGTTTTGCGAAACGGGGCTTTCACCGACGGGTCCATCTATTATATGCCTTCAAACGATGGCATCGCGGCTAATGGACGCTGCTGGAATATGGAATCGAACAGCATAACCGATATGAGCGCATGCGCTGATGCCGTCTTAGACGCAAACAACGAGCTAAGCTTCTCTGATCAAATCATCATGAACAATTTAATCAAGGACTTTAAAAACAATGTTTCGATCGAAGCTAGCAGGCCGAGCAAGGTCGAAACTGTTGAGCGATGATGATATATTTTAAAAAAAGAAGGGCTTCTCCCGTCAAGCTGTGACGAGGAAAGCCCTTCTTTTTGCAACGCTAATGCTGCTTAAGCCAGCTCAGCACATCATCAATTGTCCTCACCGGTACAATATTAAGCTCAGGTGCGCCGCTGCGGGCAGCACTTTCAAGCTCCGCCGGTACAAAAAACACATCCGCATCCGTACGGCTGATGGCGTACGCCTTTTGCTTTATTCCGCCTATTAAGCCAATGGATCCATCCTCTTCAATTGTTCCTGTACCAGCCACCTGAATGCCGTGCGTAACGCCGCCCGGCGTCAACTGATCGATAAGCGCCAGTGTCAGCATTGCGCCATGCGACGGTCCGCCGATATGCGCCATAAAGCGCTTATAGTCAACGCTAAGCGGGATGTCGAGATTCAGCTCTGTTTGTACAGAAATTCCGAATACTGGACGCTTAGGCTCATCCTCCGACGCTTTTGTAGGAACCTCTATCTCTTTAATAACTCCATCCCTTCTCAGCGTCACAGCAACGGAATCACCTGGTTTTACAGCTTGCGTCATATAGGCTGTCATTTCAGCAATGGAATGGACAGCCTGTCCGTTCAATTGCTCAATAATATCGCCCGCCTGAAGCTGTTGATCAGCCGGACTGTCCTTTATTATCGCTATGACTCTTACGCCTTCTGCAGTAATTCCATCGCCAACGCCTGCCTTCATCATGGCAACGGCAGCTGCGACACTATTCGCATCCGTTTTCATTAAAATGACCTGTGCATACGATTCTGTAAGCGGGGGCTCATCCTCGGGTATTTCCTCAAAGCTGTACAAGGGCAGCAGCTTCGCATACAGCCAATCAACCGGCACAGCTGGTCTGTCGAACACGAGAACACCGTTGATCGTGCCCCCCTGCGCTCCGCTCTCCACATGAGCATAACGATTCATGTTCAGCGTCATGCCCGGATAGGTTACCTGATAACCCGTTGGGCATACAAGCGCTAGGATCAGCACTACAGTTACAAGTAAAGCAGCAATACTTCGCTTAGGCAGCCACTTGAGCGCCTTCCTGCTTCGCTTCCCTCTTCTCCCTTGCTGCATTCCGCTATTATAGGCCTTTCCGGCTCGTACACGATGCAGAATTTCACTAATAAACATATCCGCAAATACGAGCGGCACAGCAGCCCCTATAAGAACCAGCAGCAGAAACAGCTTCTCAGGTGCAAAAAGCACATAACCTGCGCCAATCAAACCTAAGCCTGCAATAACTAACCGCAATAGCTGCAGCAAAATGGACAAGCCTCTCCAGCCTCCATGTCTAAATAGACCAAGCAGAGCACCTATGGCGAAGCTTAGCGGCGCAAGCGCCAGCAGATTGAACAACCAATCAATCATCTCGATCCACTGCATGCCGCTTGCGGTCTTAAGCGGCGCTGGCAGCCAAATGAGCTCTGCTGCAACTAAAGCAGCAAGCGCTACAGCTAGTCCAGCTAAATAATAGCGTGCCGGCTTCAGCATATATTCTTCCTCCCAAGCTTCCTCTATATTACTTATCTCTCAGCCGAAAAATAAAAATAAAAGACCCGACGATCCATATCGCAGGGTCTTACTTCGTTTGCAAATATTGGCGCTCCTCTGACGCAATTCCTCTGTCTCTCAGCTCGCCCTTCTCGAGGCTTTGGATATGTTCCAGCCACTGCGACGGAGCATGCTTCATCCGGCGGGCTTGATCGAGAAGCATGGCATATTGCTCGCAATTGTCATAACTTCCAAGCTTGCGCACAACCTCGATATACTCTACGACAAGTGCTCTCGCATCAGCCTGCATATAACCGTAATCCACCGTTAGCGCCTCTACAATACCACGTTCATATAAGCTTAATCTGACCTGCGTTTTCGCTTTCATGATACATCCACCTGCTTCCGGTATAAATATGGTAGCCTACAAGTTTCAAATGTGCTTCCCACTTCTCGGAGCAAAAAACGACCTGATTGCCGAGACGCAACGAATCTAGTCTCCTGCCTTTGCGCGAAACGGTAATTTGCTCATAAAACCAATGCTCATCTTTATTTAATTGTACCGCTTTATGTACGATTTTTCCAGTATCATTGTCCGCCATTGGACCAATAATGATGTCTGGATGCGAGTCGCATGGATCGCTGCCTTTGATCGTTGCCTTGCGATGGTTATAAATAAAGGATGCCCACGCTGGCGAATCAGAAAGAAACAGCAGCGGCTCTACCCGCTCCGGCACCGATGCCAGCTCAACCACGAGCACGCATGGCCGCCCTCCGTCCCAAGACTCCTTAGCCGCTTTATGTGACCATTTACGGGCCTGCGCAAGCGATATCGTCGTATAGAAGCCTTCTCCAAAATCTTTCCCTGGACGCCAATAGGGAGAGTTTAACAGCTTTTCACCAAATGATTGCACTGTATCGCTTGTTGTACCATGATATAGCAGCTGCGGCGTTGTTATATCCACCCTTGTGCTCCTTTCATTATGCCCTCTGTAATCGGCTTTATAAATAGAAAGACTCTGCGAATAAAGCTGTCGCAGAGTCTCGTTGTGTGTGGATAATTTTATTTTTTGATAAAAGGAAGGATCTTCTCGATCGCTTCATCCTCGGATGCGGCCTTCACATAGCGGCCATTAATAAATATGAATGCGTAGCGGGCACAGGGCCCGCAGTAGGATTTGCAACCGACACGAACCTCCGAATCGGTAGTCAGCTTTTGCAGCTTTGGTACAATCGACTTCATATTCATGTGCTTGCATTTATCGCAAACTCGTATATCGTTAGCCATTTTTCATCTTCCTATTTCAACCAAATGCTGATGAATCCTAGTGATCACCGTGGTTGCCCTTGGTTGGATTGGTTACTGCAAAGCCTTCTTCCGGTACATAAAAATAATCGAGGCGAACGCCATCAAGAAACTCATTATCCTTCTCCAAAATAACATCGATGCCTTTGTCTGTCGTAACGACAACGTCCTTCTCTGTCGGCTCGTCAATGCCCATGCCGTAGTGCGCATGATCGCCATGTGAATGCGTCACAAAAATGCGCAGCTTTTTCCCCTCATTTTCAGGCTTGTCCAGCTCTAGTTGAATAACCTTTGCAGCGTTTTTTGAAATTTTGCAATTC from Paenibacillus sp. FSL H8-0548 encodes the following:
- a CDS encoding heme biosynthesis protein HemY; translation: MNCKISKNAAKVIQLELDKPENEGKKLRIFVTHSHGDHAHYGMGIDEPTEKDVVVTTDKGIDVILEKDNEFLDGVRLDYFYVPEEGFAVTNPTKGNHGDH
- a CDS encoding MFS transporter encodes the protein MEQWKKNLIVLWFGQFLVMAGMTMIIPFLSLYLQFDLGLSDKHEIGIWAGLIFAGNFVTSFIFQPIWGKAADRYGRKMMLLRSGFGMSIVMILMGFATNPWHLLLLRMLNGTISGFNPASIALISATTPKNKMGFAMGTIQSGGIAGTILGPFIGGLLADSIGFRPIFYLTGALLFAASLLAMLVVKEPFDRMKAAARVQASVIEGFRQLSGIPQLTALFAVTFLMQFAMMSPMTLIPLYVQELHGTTANLAFFAGFVGSVTGLSNLVASPLLGKLSDRIGAERVLGVALVGASLSFIPQAMAGTVWQLLLARFVLGIFLGGLIPAVNSLIRKYTPDGMESRSYSFNTSTMSLGNMIGPITGGALSGWIGIQGLFLLSAVMLMINAGWVWQSLLRKRPLAQHGKDG
- a CDS encoding DUF3990 domain-containing protein — translated: MDITTPQLLYHGTTSDTVQSFGEKLLNSPYWRPGKDFGEGFYTTISLAQARKWSHKAAKESWDGGRPCVLVVELASVPERVEPLLFLSDSPAWASFIYNHRKATIKGSDPCDSHPDIIIGPMADNDTGKIVHKAVQLNKDEHWFYEQITVSRKGRRLDSLRLGNQVVFCSEKWEAHLKLVGYHIYTGSRWMYHESENAGQIKLI
- a CDS encoding class I SAM-dependent RNA methyltransferase codes for the protein MENLQLIATAPMGLEAVVARELKDLGYTDLKVENGRVNFTGGPADICRTNLWLRTAGRILIKMGEFPATTFDELFEGTKALDWPAWIPNDGEFPVNGRSQKSQLTSVPACQSIVKKAVVDKMTDRYGTEWFPENGGRYVIEVTLMNDRAMLTLDTTGDGLHKRGYRKVATEAPIRETLAAALVQLSRWRPERPLYDPFCGSGTILIEAAMIGWNIAPGLRRSFNSEGWPLIPNKLWDEAREEAFDLVKDDIPLQIAGSDIDPVAIEIAEAAIKKAGFGKDIKLSVQPVAKVKLEGDYGVIITNPPYGERLGDDVQAEAAMRQFGLTALHYPTWSYFSISPATTIEHYFGRPADKKRKLFNGRIECNYLQFFGPLPPR
- a CDS encoding LTA synthase family protein, which codes for MVSIKQASIRHMLSLLLVWLERLKAVDLMLFVGVMLLKLYLFSEFLHIANMKMTHIDAVIELGAILLYSFWTIWLPTRGRILSLIALNMIATFVLYADLIYYRYFQDLISIPVLLQLSQVDSLGESIGTLLRAKDFILFLDWLLIIPFGIYIMRRGRGDLRHANKQRAAAPVWRRALVRIALSAVVFFIGTSLVFTNVNEAKRTWALGVFDGNWWNLSIYNVTGELGFHGYDVYRYVKQHWLDAETVTAEQLYEAQKWVEARGALRQAAEHDSLFGAYEGSNVLMVQLEAFQNFMLHKSIGGEEITPHFNKLIEQSAYFSQFYHQTAQGRTSDADFTANCSMQPVANGSVFIQYAPNEFDCMPSTLKDNDYATTVFHSYEGGFWNRNIMYGNMKYDQFYSLKHFTVDEKIGWALGDKSFFRQSLDVISDQQQPFYSFLITLSSHYPYTMPAAEQKLNLGELDGTLMGDYLQSIHYVDAALGELIDRMKAEGLWNNTILVMYGDHDNSIKDWTLFETFMGKKLNDVERQRILKQVPLLIHLPNNEHAGTYTEVGGQLDVTPTIMHLLGISTADQYLLGTPLLTDQPLSGKMIVLRNGAFTDGSIYYMPSNDGIAANGRCWNMESNSITDMSACADAVLDANNELSFSDQIIMNNLIKDFKNNVSIEASRPSKVETVER
- a CDS encoding O-methyltransferase yields the protein MDEQYVDSLYGADADLERTKAGIAANGMPDISVADGYGRLLTMLVTLSKAQNIVEIGALGGYSGICLARGLPQGGKLVSLELLQSYADVAKVHMKAAGLGDKVEYIVGDAKQSLAELKESGRKFDFFFIDADKEGYPIYLEYAIALAEPGAIIVGDNILLRGRTIDPAKAGPAVRAVRYFNETIASDQRLQSTVLPGYDGLAIAIVK
- a CDS encoding PDZ domain-containing protein, which translates into the protein MLKPARYYLAGLAVALAALVAAELIWLPAPLKTASGMQWIEMIDWLFNLLALAPLSFAIGALLGLFRHGGWRGLSILLQLLRLVIAGLGLIGAGYVLFAPEKLFLLLVLIGAAVPLVFADMFISEILHRVRAGKAYNSGMQQGRRGKRSRKALKWLPKRSIAALLVTVVLILALVCPTGYQVTYPGMTLNMNRYAHVESGAQGGTINGVLVFDRPAVPVDWLYAKLLPLYSFEEIPEDEPPLTESYAQVILMKTDANSVAAAVAMMKAGVGDGITAEGVRVIAIIKDSPADQQLQAGDIIEQLNGQAVHSIAEMTAYMTQAVKPGDSVAVTLRRDGVIKEIEVPTKASEDEPKRPVFGISVQTELNLDIPLSVDYKRFMAHIGGPSHGAMLTLALIDQLTPGGVTHGIQVAGTGTIEEDGSIGLIGGIKQKAYAISRTDADVFFVPAELESAARSGAPELNIVPVRTIDDVLSWLKQH
- a CDS encoding DUF1450 domain-containing protein, encoding MANDIRVCDKCKHMNMKSIVPKLQKLTTDSEVRVGCKSYCGPCARYAFIFINGRYVKAASEDEAIEKILPFIKK